The DNA segment CGTAATATATTGTTTCTTTGCCGGCTTAAAATAACTTTTGAAACATAATGAGAAATTCTTTTTTAATTGCTGTAATGATATTGTTGTCAATTACTTCGTTACAGGCACAGACGAACAATGACTTATTAAATGTATTGACCAGAAATCAGGTCATATCCCAGAAACAGGCAGATTCACTTCGAAATGAGGCGAATAAAAATGCGGAGCAAAAAAATGGAATTAAGTCAGTTTTAAATAATACTAACAAAGCTTTACAAATTACTGGATTTACTCAATTCCGTTATCAGGAATTAGACCAGGCAGGGAAGAAAGATGGTTTTGACCTTCGGAGAGCCCGTGTTGTTTTTAAAGGAGATGTTTTAAAAAACTGGAGCTATTTTGTTCAGTTTGATATGGCATGTTCTCCCCGTTTGCTTGATGCATATGCCAATTTAAAACTGTCGGATGCTTTGATGTTTACCTTTGGACAATTTAAGGTTCCTTTATCCCGTGAAAGTCTTATTTCTTCAGGTAAGTTGGAAACCCTTGACTGTTCACAGGTTGTGGAAGCGCTGGTCGCCAGGCCTGGAGATGTAATTGGCAATCAATTGGGATACGACCAGGGGGTAAAGGTGAGCGGTGATTTGTTCAAACTAAATGACCGGCACTTACTTGAATATCAATTGGCTGTAGTAAATGGAGCAGGTATAAATGTTACGGGCGATAATAATGAATCTAAAGATTTGGCTGGAAGGATGATCGTTCATGCCGTCAAAGGACTTGATTTAGGCGGTTCCTTCTACAAAGGGCTTGACAATTGGAATTCTACAGTCAACAATGTTGCTGTCAGCAATATCGCCAGAAAACGCGACAGGATTGGTTTCGACCTTTATTATACTTTGGGCGGTGCTTCCCTGCAAAGTGAATATTTGAAAGGATGGGATGGAAATATCATCAGGTCCGGCTATTATGTTCAGGCTGCTTATTTTGTGATGCCCGGCAAATTGCAATTGCTTGCAAAATATGATTCTTACGATCCTAATAAGGATGTATCCAAGGATAAATCGAATTGGTACATTTTAGGAGCAAATTATAATTTGGGGCCAAATTCAAGATTGCAGGTTGCCTATAATATAAAAACTGAAGAAGGTACTGAAATTCATAACAATATGGCTGCAGTTCAGCTCCAGATAGGTTTTTAAACCTTTATGAAATTTTTAATTCATATCACTTTCATCTACAGATTTATAAAAATTAAGTTTGTATTATGAAAGTGATATTTTGTTAATCACTCCTCCTTTTTTCACTCTTAATCCTTTAAAAGTATTGATTTAATTTTGTCGGCATTAGTTTAGGAATGGGTATTAAACTTTTTTGTAATTAAATTGTCTAAAAGGCAAGTTTAAAAATTTGAAAAAAGATAATGAATATTGATCGTTTATTGAAAAAGATTGTGTTTCCGTTGTTTTTCATCATGTTTTGCAGCAATATCATCTTGGCGCAAAATGCACCGGAAAAAAGTAGAAAAGCCAAAATATCCGGCAAAATTATAGATGATGCAAATAATCCTTTGTCCTATGTCAATATTACTCTTTACAGGGATAAGGATTCTGTTTTGGTGACCGGGGCCCTTTCAGATGCAGAGGGGAAATTTCAATTGAATAATTTGAATTTTGGAAAATATACTTTGAAATTCAGTTATATGGGATTCAAAACCAAGGTTTTTAAAGGAGTAACGCTCAGTTCGGAGAAACCTATGCTGGTTTGGAATACTGTCCAGCTACAGGAAAATGCCAAAGTGCTTTCTGAAGTTCAGGTTGTCGCTGAAAAGCCCGGTGTTCAATATAAACTGGATAAGAAAATTGTAAACATTGAACAAAACCTGGTCAGTGCCGGAGGAACGGCCCTTGACGTGATGAGGAATGTACCTTCCATTTCGGTTGATGTGGATGGGAATGTAAGTTTGCGCGGCAATTCAAATGTGAATATCCTGATAGACGGAAGACCTTCAGGGTCAACCGGTGAAAGCCTCTCTTCTGTTCTTGACCAGATTCCGGCCAGCTCCATTGAAAATATCGAAATCATTACCAATCCCTCTGCAAAATATGATCCTGAGGGTACCGGAGGTATTATCAATATCATTCTCAAAAAAGAAAAAAGGAATGGACTAAATGGCATGATTTCTTTAAACGCTGGGACCAGGGATAAATATACCGGTACCGCGACCATGAATTACAGGATTAATAAATTTAATTTCTATGGGACTTACGATGCAAGGGCTTTCCATGCTACCGGTACGGGGCATAACGACCGTACACTGTTTTATAAAAATTCGGAAGGCGCTGTCGATTCTACCAATTCGCTTATACAGGACGGCAATATGGTAATGAATTTTAAAATGCAGGATTTTAAAATCGGTTCAGATTATTTTATTAACGGTAAAAATACCCTGGGTTTTTATTTTATGAGAAGGGACGGTCATCCCAACCGGAACATGAATATCATCAATTCGATGTATGATAATGACGGCAATTTATACAACAATTATCAACGGTTGACATGGGATAAAAGCCATTTCGGCGGCAACGATTATGTTTTAAATTATCGTAAGACGTTTGACAAGAAAGATCAGGAATTTACTGCTGATTTTAATTATTCGCGTACGGGATTTTCTGATGATCAGAATTTTAACCAAAACAATCTTTTAGCGCCTAATTCTGATACGTCTGTTGAAAAGCAATTTTCAAACCGGAATAATCATTCAAACCGGGGAAGTGTGGAACTTAATTATGTTCAACCCCTTGGAAGCGGCAGATTAGAGGCTGGTTACAAACTGAATTATCGCCAGAATGAATCTGACTATAAGATGTACGACATTGTTAATTCCGATACTATATTTGATTCCAATGTAAGCAACCATTTTAAATATAACGAACAGATCCATAGCTTGTTTGCTACCTACGGGAATACATTAGGCAAATTACAATATCAACTTGGAAGCCGTTTGGAACAGGCTTTTACTTCTTCACAACAGAAAACGACGGATCAGAACTACTCGCACAATTACCTGAGTTTTTTCCCGAGTGTTCACTTAAATTATAAGAAATCAGAAAAGGAACAGTTCCAGCTGAGTTACAGCCGCAGAATTAACCGGCCGCGTATTTGGAATATCAATCCTTTTACGGATTATTCGGACCCGAAAAATTTGAGGCGGGGTAATCCTCAACTGAACCCGGAATATATCAATTCCTATGAAGTTGGTTATTCAAGGTTTTGGAAGAATTTCTCGGTTAATTCCGATATCTTTTATCACCAGACTTTGAATATGATGACTTCTATCAAGACTGCCTTGAATGCTGATACTACCCTGTCCACTTTCCAGAATCTCTCCAGTGAGGATTCTTATGGTGGTGAACTGATCCTGCAAAATACCATTACCAAATGGTGGAATGTCAATACCAGTTTTACCTTCTTCAGAACAATTCTGCACGGCGTGCCCAACAGTGCATCTTCAAATCAGAATTACAGCTGGTCAGGCAAGCTTAATTCCAATATGACCCTTATGAAAAATCTCAGCCTGCAGATTATTGGCAGTTATGATGCGCCCGTAGTTACAGCACAGGGGAAGAACCTGGCCGTTTATGGAGTTGATTTGGGATTGCGTAAGGATATTTTTAAAAGTAAAGCTTATCTGACTGCCCGGGTCAGCGATATTTTCAATACAAGAAAATTTGAAAGCAGGACATATTCAACCAGTTTCAACGAAACCAGCTGGCAACGCCGTGAATCACAAATATTCTTTATCGG comes from the Bacteroidota bacterium genome and includes:
- a CDS encoding porin; protein product: MRNSFLIAVMILLSITSLQAQTNNDLLNVLTRNQVISQKQADSLRNEANKNAEQKNGIKSVLNNTNKALQITGFTQFRYQELDQAGKKDGFDLRRARVVFKGDVLKNWSYFVQFDMACSPRLLDAYANLKLSDALMFTFGQFKVPLSRESLISSGKLETLDCSQVVEALVARPGDVIGNQLGYDQGVKVSGDLFKLNDRHLLEYQLAVVNGAGINVTGDNNESKDLAGRMIVHAVKGLDLGGSFYKGLDNWNSTVNNVAVSNIARKRDRIGFDLYYTLGGASLQSEYLKGWDGNIIRSGYYVQAAYFVMPGKLQLLAKYDSYDPNKDVSKDKSNWYILGANYNLGPNSRLQVAYNIKTEEGTEIHNNMAAVQLQIGF
- a CDS encoding TonB-dependent receptor → MNIDRLLKKIVFPLFFIMFCSNIILAQNAPEKSRKAKISGKIIDDANNPLSYVNITLYRDKDSVLVTGALSDAEGKFQLNNLNFGKYTLKFSYMGFKTKVFKGVTLSSEKPMLVWNTVQLQENAKVLSEVQVVAEKPGVQYKLDKKIVNIEQNLVSAGGTALDVMRNVPSISVDVDGNVSLRGNSNVNILIDGRPSGSTGESLSSVLDQIPASSIENIEIITNPSAKYDPEGTGGIINIILKKEKRNGLNGMISLNAGTRDKYTGTATMNYRINKFNFYGTYDARAFHATGTGHNDRTLFYKNSEGAVDSTNSLIQDGNMVMNFKMQDFKIGSDYFINGKNTLGFYFMRRDGHPNRNMNIINSMYDNDGNLYNNYQRLTWDKSHFGGNDYVLNYRKTFDKKDQEFTADFNYSRTGFSDDQNFNQNNLLAPNSDTSVEKQFSNRNNHSNRGSVELNYVQPLGSGRLEAGYKLNYRQNESDYKMYDIVNSDTIFDSNVSNHFKYNEQIHSLFATYGNTLGKLQYQLGSRLEQAFTSSQQKTTDQNYSHNYLSFFPSVHLNYKKSEKEQFQLSYSRRINRPRIWNINPFTDYSDPKNLRRGNPQLNPEYINSYEVGYSRFWKNFSVNSDIFYHQTLNMMTSIKTALNADTTLSTFQNLSSEDSYGGELILQNTITKWWNVNTSFTFFRTILHGVPNSASSNQNYSWSGKLNSNMTLMKNLSLQIIGSYDAPVVTAQGKNLAVYGVDLGLRKDIFKSKAYLTARVSDIFNTRKFESRTYSTSFNETSWQRRESQIFFIGLTFKINGGMKTKNKDDKQQQNNEDLINSGEGGNME